One window of Mauremys reevesii isolate NIE-2019 linkage group 4, ASM1616193v1, whole genome shotgun sequence genomic DNA carries:
- the AMIGO1 gene encoding amphoterin-induced protein 1, producing the protein MWLWYLAPGQRLGLSGGKVWLLVLLLLGCGLAREGGSILNCPPKCVCASNIISCSKLGLGVIPTKLPRFTAILDLSHNNLTRLRADWTPTRLPHLHSLLLNHNALGFISTEAFCHVPHLRYLDLSSNSIKVLEELLFSQLQELEVLLLYNNQIAQMDRSAFDDMARLQKLYLSQNQISRFPMELVKDRAKLPDLALLDLSANKIKGLPVAALKGLPAWMKNGLYLHSNPLSCDCGLYELFTHWHTRQLSSVVDFREELVCSLPLAKRSVSVFTLNSQDSLNCSEFKEHMLEAYLGDTVTINCDTKVRGATTREWVTPNNRRFPEETANSTMTVLGNGSLQIRLVRVEDMGTYTCYAVSQAFNETLYVDVMVHNFTQHGPHDTLNTAYTTLVGCILSVILVLIYLYLTPCRCCCHGNEKLAAQPEDSINSSMLSTTPNHNPEAAGLKGSLSHLATSGPMQGQNGKVKPNSTPEQAARRAQKAPRKMSDPDSVSSVFSDTPIVV; encoded by the coding sequence ATGTGGCTTTGGTACCTAGCGCCTGGTCAACGCCTGGGGCTGAGCGGCGGGAAAGTCTGGCTCCTGGTCCTCTTGCTGCTGGGTTGCGGCCTTGCCCGGGAAGGGGGGTCGATCCTGAACTGCcccccaaaatgtgtgtgtgcCAGCAACATTATCAGCTGCTCCAAGCTGGGCCTGGGAGTCATCCCCACTAAGCTGCCTCGCTTCACAGCCATCCTGGACCTCAGCCACAACAACCTGACCCGCCTGCGGGCGGACTGGACCCCCACccgcctcccccacctccactccctgCTGCTCAACCACAACGCCCTGGGCTTCATCTCCACCGAGGCCTTCTGCCACGTCCCGCACCTGCGGTACCTGGACCTCTCCTCCAACAGCATCAAGGTGCTGGAGGagttgctcttcagccagctgcaggagctggaggTGCTGCTGCTCTACAACAATCAGATCGCCCAGATGGACCGCAGTGCTTTCGATGACATGGCCAGGCTGCAGAAACTCTACCTGAGCCAGAACCAGATCTCCCGCTTCCCCATGGAGCTGGTGAAGGACCGGGCCAAGCTGCCCGACCTGGCCCTGCTGGACCTTTCTGCCAACAAAATCAAGGGCCTGCCGGTCGCGGCCCTGAAAGGCCTCCCTGCCTGGATGAAAAACGGCCTCTACCTCCACAGCAACCCGCTGAGCTGTGACTGTGGGCTGTACGAGCTCTTCACGCACTGGCACACACGCCAGCTCAGCTCGGTGGTGGACTTCCGGGAGGAGCTGGTGTGCAGCCTGCCCCTGGCCAAGCGCAGCGTCAGCGTCTTCACCCTCAACAGCCAAGACTCCCTCAACTGCAGCGAGTTCAAGGAGCACATGCTGGAGGCCTACCTGGGGGACACAGTGACCATCAACTGCGACACCAAGGTCCGGGGGGCGACCACCAGGGAATGGGTGACCCCAAACAACAGGCGCTTCCCGGAGGAGACCGCCAACAGCACCATGACAGTGCTGGGCAATGGCAGCCTGCAGATCCGCCTCGTCCGGGTGGAGGACATGGGCACGTACACCTGCTACGCGGTCAGCCAGGCCTTCAACGAGACCCTCTATGTGGATGTGATGGTCCACAACTTCACCCAGCATGGACCTCACGACACGCTGAACACGGCCTACACCACGCTGGTGGGCTGCATCCTCAGCGTCATCCTGGTGCTCATCTACCTGTACCTGACACCGTGCCGCTGCTGCTGCCACGGCAACGAGAAGCTGGCTGCCCAGCCAGAGGACAGCATCAACTCCTCCATGCTCAGCACCACGCCCAACCACAATCCCGAGGCGGCCGGTCTCAAGGGAAGCCTCAGCCACCTCGCGACTTCCGGCCCCATGCAAGGCCAGAACGGCAAGGTCAAACCCAACAGCACACCAGAGCAGGCAGCCAGGAGGGCCCAGAAGGCCCCCAGGAAAATGTCAGACCCAGACTCTGTCAGCTCTGTCTTCTCGGACACGCCCATCGTAGTGTAG